Genomic DNA from Bacteroidota bacterium:
CAGTGATGGATTGTTACCCCAGCCTACGCTGATGGTCAGGTGGAGCTGGCGGCCTGTTTGCGTTGCCGCGGGCGCTGACGCCATACACCCCACCCAGTTCTTCGCGCATGTTTTCGCGCAGCTTGATGTTGTAGGCCCTGCTGTTGCCAGGTTCATCAGCCAGGCGGTTGCGGTCGTTCCAGTCGAACGGACTGTTGAAGTTGACAGCCACCTGGCTTTGGTTCTCAGTGCCTGCAAACACTTTGGCATCAATAGTTTGCGGCGGAAACGCATGCCATGGTCTTTCCATTGCAATTGCAGGCGGCCGGCCGGCAAAGCATTGAGGTAGGCGGCCAGCATGGGCAACTGCGCCTCGCTGATGTTGCCCACCACAATCACGGTGAGGCCATTGGCATCGGTGAACATTTTGTCGTACCAAGGAATAAACCACTTCCGGCCTGAGGTTTTCCATCTGGCTGGCATCGGGCACAGCAAATGCGCGGGGTGGTTGTTGGCGAGCAGTCTGGTGAGGGTGTCGCTGGAACACCACTCGGGGTTGGCGCGCACAAACCGCATCTGACTCATCAGCTGCGAGCGCAGGGCTTCAAATGCATCAGCATCGCGGCGGGCACCCTGCGTATGCAGATACAGCAGCTGGAGCAGGGTTTCGAAGTCTTTCGGACTGGCGTTGCCACGGAATCCATGGCGGAACTCTTCGGCAAAGGCTGCAGGTTAAGCTGTTGTCCGGCCAGCTTCTTCTGCAGGTCAACGGCGCTGAATTCGCCTATGCCGCTGCCCTGGATCATGCGGGGCATCACGCATGCCGCAAACACAGCCTCATCCGAGCCAGCGAGATGCCGCCGGGCAGAAAGGCATTGATCAGGATTTCGTCGTTTTTAAAGTCGGTGGGCTTTTACAACAAGCCTGATGTTGTTGTTCAGCACATATTCGCGCACCTGGCCTTTGTCTTCAGCCTGCGGCATAACCGCCAGAGGCTCAGGCTTGTTACTCATCAGAGGCGCATCGGTAAATGTATCTTCATAAGGTTCCACCCCGAGCTTCCTGGCCTCCTGGATGAGTTCCAATACGCGTGTTTCGTCGGGCACCGGGAGATCGTCGCTGGGGTGCGGTGAGCACGGCCACCATGTTATGTTCGGTAATCCATGCCGGGGCAAGGGCGTTCATATCCTGCAGGGTGATTGTAGGCGGCAATTCGCGGATCATCTGGAGTTCGAGCTCAGGTCCAGGCACCGGCGACCGCTGGAGGAAGTGTGCGGTGGCTAGGCCAGACCAGCGATGCCGAGTTGGTTTTGTCGCGCTCGCGGAAGCGGCGTTCGGCCGAGGCGGAGTTCGGTTTTCTGACGTTTCGAGTTCGCCGGGGTAAATCCATGGCGACGCACCCGCTCGTTTTCCATCACCAGGCGCGTGATGGCATCTTCGATGCGGTTTTCCTTGATGGCCGCAAACGAGGTGGGGTGCGTTGATGGCCCGCCCAGAAAGCCCCCGTAAAACGATGAAGCGGTGATAAAGGAGATTCGGGTTTCTGGTTGAGTTCGGCAAAGCGGGCAGCCATCATGCTGCTGTAGAGGCGCTGCATCAGCACTTCGCGGTAATCGGCCCAGGTGTGCACAGTTTTGCGGGGATGCTTGTACATCAGCCTGAAAACGCTGCTGGTAGCCTCGGGATCGGGTGGCCATCGCTACCAGGGGTTCGATGTTGTCCGGCACCCCGAACACCGTGCGTTCGCGTTGCCTTTTGGGGTTTTTGAGGTGGCCAAAGTGTTTTTTGATTTTGGCTTCTGCGTAGGCCGGATCAATGTCGCCCACCACGACCACGGCCTGAAGGTTCGGACGGTACCAGTCGCGGTAGAAACGCCTCAGGGTTTCGTGGCTGGCTGTGTCGATCACTCCCAGTGTACCGATCGGAAGGCGGTCGGCATATCGTGAGCCGTTGAAGATGACCGGGAAGTATTTTTTCCGCATGCGGTCTTCGGCACCCAGGCCCAGGCGCCACTCTTCGCGAATCACACCACGCTCTTTGTCGATCTCCTCCCCTTCCATGGCTACCCAGGCTGCCCATTCTTCGAGCACCATAAAGGCCGAATCAACCAGCCCTGGCCGGTCGGTAGGCATCTGAAGCATGTAAACCGTTTCGTCGAAACTGGTATAGGCATTCAGGTCGGGGCCGAAACGTACACCCGAACGCTCCAGGAAGTTGACCAACGCATTCTTACTGAAACGCCTGGTGCCATTGAACGCCATGTGCTCCACAAAATGCGCCAGTCCCTGCTGGTCATCGTCTTCCAGAATCGAGCCGGCATTCACAGCCAGCCGGAGCTCCACCTACCGGGAGGTGTGGTATTGCGCTGTATGTAATAGGTGAGTCCGTTTTGAGCTGACCTGTTTTCACGTTCGGGTCGAGCTGAACGGGCTTTTGCAACAAAGGCTGCGACACAGCCGTTGCAATCAGCAACAAACTGAAAAGCGAAAGGAGGATTTTTTCATGGTGCAGGATTGAATATTCATTGGTTGAAAGTGCAATAACTAAGCAGTAAAAACACCTGAAATCAAGTTGAGGTTCAAAATCTTTCAGGTTTCAGTCAGCGATCAATTCCGGCA
This window encodes:
- a CDS encoding insulinase family protein codes for the protein MELRLAVNAGSILEDDDQQGLAHFVEHMAFNGTRRFSKNALVNFLERSGVRFGPDLNAYTSFDETVYMLQMPTDRPGLVDSAFMVLEEWAAWVAMEGEEIDKERGVIREEWRLGLGAEDRMRKKYFPVIFNGSRYADRLPIGTLGVIDTASHETLRRFYRDWYRPNLQAVVVVGDIDPAYAEAKIKKHFGHLKNPKRQRERTVFGVPDNIEPLVAMATRSRGYQQRFQADVQASPQNCAHLGRLPRSADAAPLQQHDGCPLCRTQPETRISFITASSFYGGFLGGPSTHPTSFAAIKENRIEDAITRLVMENERVRRHGFTPANSKRQKTELRLGRTPLPRARQNQLGIAGLA